One window of the Candidatus Jettenia sp. genome contains the following:
- a CDS encoding DegT/DnrJ/EryC1/StrS family aminotransferase, with protein sequence MILMNDFQTEPAELIQQEVAAVERVIKSGWYILGDEVKNFESAWASRCGINYAVGVGNGMDAIEIGLRALKIGPGDEIITTPVTAFATVLAIIRAGAIPVLADIDIETALLDPFSVERCLSSHTKAILLVHLYGQVRDMDTWTALSKHAGIHLLEDCAQSHLASWKNRVAGSFGVWGTYSFYPTKNLGTIGDGGAIVTNLVDIASQARILRNYGQTHRYHHLELGMNSRLDEIHAAILTTRLDWLDLFVARRKKIAQAYFDGIKNPSIHLLKKPINNENHVYHLFVILCDKRDHLSNYLREHGIDNLIHYPIPIHHQSPCRNVQYDPNGLSHAESFTTRCLSIPCHPQMSDNDVSRVIEVINEFK encoded by the coding sequence ATGATATTGATGAATGATTTTCAGACTGAACCGGCAGAGCTTATACAACAGGAAGTTGCTGCCGTTGAAAGGGTAATTAAGTCTGGTTGGTATATTCTTGGAGATGAGGTTAAGAATTTCGAATCAGCCTGGGCTTCCCGCTGTGGAATAAATTATGCTGTGGGAGTTGGTAATGGAATGGATGCCATTGAAATAGGCCTACGAGCCCTTAAGATTGGCCCTGGAGATGAGATAATTACGACACCTGTAACTGCATTTGCAACAGTATTAGCGATTATTCGTGCTGGTGCAATACCGGTTCTTGCTGATATTGATATTGAAACAGCCTTATTAGATCCTTTCAGTGTTGAACGGTGTCTATCATCTCACACGAAAGCAATCTTGCTTGTCCATCTCTATGGTCAGGTACGAGATATGGATACATGGACTGCGCTTAGTAAGCATGCTGGAATTCATTTATTGGAAGATTGTGCTCAATCCCATTTAGCCTCATGGAAGAATAGGGTTGCCGGATCTTTTGGTGTATGGGGAACCTATAGTTTTTATCCCACGAAAAATTTAGGTACAATAGGCGATGGCGGGGCAATAGTTACTAATTTGGTAGATATAGCAAGTCAGGCCAGAATATTACGTAACTACGGACAAACCCATCGTTATCATCATTTAGAACTAGGTATGAATAGTCGTTTGGATGAGATACATGCTGCTATTCTAACTACTCGCCTTGATTGGCTTGATCTTTTTGTAGCTCGAAGAAAAAAAATTGCACAGGCCTATTTCGATGGCATAAAAAATCCGTCCATTCACTTATTAAAGAAACCAATAAATAATGAAAATCATGTTTATCATCTTTTTGTAATCCTATGTGATAAAAGAGATCACCTTAGTAATTACCTTAGAGAGCATGGGATAGATAATCTTATTCATTATCCAATACCTATTCACCATCAATCACCGTGCAGGAATGTGCAATACGATCCTAATGGTTTGTCTCACGCTGAATCTTTTACCACCCGTTGTCTCTCTATTCCGTGTCATCCTCAGATGAGTGACAACGATGTTTCCAGAGTGATAGAGGTTATTAATGAATTCAAGTAA
- the pilM gene encoding pilus assembly protein PilM, whose product MRLPFLRIDSKKFSLPIRKLSQVRKLSQAFKENKTKAAWGLDIGGYAFKAVKIAQVSGCLRVEDFDVIEYSTVPPNGDLLQSTHIQEAIQTFLAKHRIARSDTVLVSIPGHFILSRFISIPPVDRKQVKDIVNYEAKQQIPFDFKDIIWDYQQLSDISPDMESIEIGLFASKRTTLDYILTNIASLKSRINALQITPLAIYNLALFDQHIGGATIIIHGETENTDLIIVDNLHLWLRSVSFSTINTDLVKEIQRSMEYYKSLTKDTVCFKTLLLTGSKFKDPLNINFIADNFKYEVKVLNILNNLKVSDTINPAYFTDNLVNLNTALGLALQGLKLGRIQINLLPPELIKAVEISKKKPYAVASIGCFALSLIVQYCGLHMQINHLDNSQSYHQKILQNIKGLEGKYKDVEAQAQTSKSALDLISSIDSSRFFWMEVLDTLLALIPDNVSVTSIQSSWVDADTVKIGNSEKQASSVFFQTKKTNAPVKSAISQKLLLMDIKGESRDPSMGFIEEHILKPLQGVTLFDQKVPAFKNVEIVPGSCRQIEHKDEQEGYISFEIRWIIKSYHEIQLETEKLLAVPGTSTSSERL is encoded by the coding sequence ATGAGACTTCCTTTTTTACGAATTGATTCCAAAAAGTTTAGCTTACCTATTCGGAAGCTGTCGCAGGTTCGAAAACTCTCACAGGCCTTTAAAGAGAATAAGACAAAAGCTGCATGGGGCTTAGACATTGGTGGCTATGCTTTTAAGGCAGTAAAGATTGCACAAGTATCTGGTTGTTTACGGGTGGAAGACTTTGATGTTATTGAATATTCTACAGTACCGCCGAATGGAGATCTTTTACAATCAACACACATTCAAGAGGCTATCCAAACTTTTCTGGCAAAGCATCGTATTGCCAGGTCAGATACTGTTCTGGTATCTATCCCAGGACATTTTATATTGTCCCGATTTATCAGCATTCCCCCTGTAGACCGGAAACAAGTAAAAGATATTGTTAATTACGAGGCAAAACAACAAATTCCTTTTGATTTTAAAGATATTATATGGGACTACCAGCAGCTATCTGATATAAGTCCTGATATGGAAAGCATAGAAATTGGACTTTTCGCATCGAAAAGAACGACGCTTGATTACATATTGACAAATATTGCATCCCTTAAATCCAGAATAAACGCCTTACAGATTACACCCTTGGCTATCTACAACCTTGCTCTTTTTGATCAGCATATCGGAGGTGCAACGATAATCATACATGGGGAAACTGAAAATACTGATTTGATCATTGTTGACAACTTACATCTTTGGTTGAGAAGCGTCTCCTTTTCCACAATAAATACTGATCTTGTGAAGGAGATACAGAGATCGATGGAATATTATAAATCCTTAACGAAAGATACTGTTTGCTTTAAAACTCTTCTCTTAACGGGAAGCAAATTTAAAGATCCACTCAATATAAACTTTATAGCCGATAATTTTAAATATGAGGTAAAAGTTCTTAATATCCTGAATAATCTAAAAGTATCAGATACTATTAATCCTGCCTATTTTACCGATAACCTGGTGAATTTAAATACTGCTTTAGGACTTGCGCTGCAGGGTCTAAAATTAGGCCGAATACAGATAAACTTATTACCACCAGAATTAATCAAAGCGGTAGAGATATCTAAGAAAAAGCCTTATGCCGTAGCCAGTATTGGTTGTTTTGCTTTATCACTTATTGTTCAATACTGTGGGTTACATATGCAAATTAATCATCTGGATAATTCTCAGAGCTATCACCAAAAAATATTGCAAAACATAAAAGGGCTTGAAGGGAAATATAAGGATGTTGAGGCCCAGGCACAAACAAGCAAATCTGCGCTAGATCTTATCTCCTCTATTGATTCTTCCCGGTTTTTTTGGATGGAAGTATTGGATACCTTACTGGCTTTGATACCCGATAATGTATCGGTAACGAGTATACAATCCTCATGGGTAGATGCGGATACCGTAAAGATTGGAAATAGTGAGAAACAAGCATCATCAGTATTTTTTCAAACTAAAAAGACAAACGCGCCGGTAAAATCTGCAATTTCCCAAAAACTGCTTCTTATGGATATAAAAGGAGAAAGCAGAGATCCGAGTATGGGTTTTATAGAAGAACATATCCTGAAACCCCTTCAGGGGGTAACCCTTTTTGATCAAAAGGTTCCGGCATTCAAAAATGTAGAAATTGTTCCAGGCTCATGTCGTCAGATAGAACATAAGGATGAACAGGAAGGTTATATCAGCTTTGAAATACGTTGGATTATAAAATCATACCATGAGATACAGTTGGAAACGGAAAAGCTGTTAGCAGTACCTGGAACTTCAACCTCCTCTGAGAGATTATAA
- a CDS encoding Uma2 family endonuclease produces the protein MLKTRITYTYNDYANMDNDKRYELIEGELYMVPSPGFYHQTISMNISHPLKKFVKKNDLGIVLYAPFDVVLSETNVVQPDIIFISKERIGLITEKNLRGAPDIAIEILSRKTRERDKLVKKRLYMDHGVKEFWIVDPDKKTIEIMVLKETGFDTVGIYFIDDELTSPLLQGFRLNLKEVFLSQT, from the coding sequence ATGCTCAAAACCAGAATAACATACACCTACAACGATTATGCCAACATGGACAACGATAAAAGATATGAATTGATTGAGGGTGAATTGTATATGGTACCGTCACCTGGTTTTTATCATCAGACTATCTCAATGAACATTTCTCATCCTCTGAAAAAATTTGTTAAAAAAAACGACCTCGGTATCGTTCTCTACGCCCCTTTTGATGTAGTCCTATCAGAAACTAATGTAGTACAGCCAGATATTATCTTTATTTCCAAAGAAAGAATAGGGTTGATAACAGAAAAAAATTTACGAGGCGCACCTGATATAGCTATTGAGATCTTATCCAGGAAAACCAGAGAAAGGGATAAGTTAGTAAAAAAAAGACTTTATATGGACCACGGTGTAAAGGAATTCTGGATAGTCGACCCTGATAAGAAGACAATCGAAATTATGGTATTGAAAGAAACAGGCTTTGATACCGTTGGCATATATTTTATTGATGATGAACTTACTTCACCTCTTTTACAAGGTTTCAGGCTTAATCTAAAGGAAGTATTTTTATCACAAACGTGA
- a CDS encoding DNA internalization-related competence protein ComEC/Rec2 — translation MKRPIVFITLLFVCGIYLGYLTKISISITLTVVFLLWIFCLLCLCFHKFTVILLPCLPILLVAISMAYYDSRTESLSANHVERVLTTRKSLQRITGIIINPPIILDEDTLAKRLLQFQPKHTFYKPDYKMSFTLQAEKIETLSGWKNISGTIKVNLYLSKEQLMQTNNSFPILNKLVYGQRLELFGYAFLPKSPANPGEFDYKRYLQGQMPSIRCLMTVVHMNNIKVKDSYHTNWLYSFLSALNNYLNNTIYTHTFSNSAPLISSILLGNRVDLSGEVIDNFMKTGIIHFIAISGFNVGIVVFTVLLPLRLFGINQTLSTGIILIIIILYAFLTGLNPPVLRASIMAIIFFCSFLVCRQWDITSGIFTAIFFILVRNPSDLFNIGFQLSVLATMGIVYGPSKIEGTLFKTALFIEKLQVKTERGRLFFLKKYLRKSFCISLAAWLATVPLTAYYFHLVTPFIAITNILVFPLFWVIIVCGIVLLTLGIICPPLAATSAWLASHTDIVLESLVSNLASLPYSYFYVVGPSQTEIILYYIGIVLLFYHNYLSLDIARIVIWGLLSAHILIFASILKFPKNSLTITCLDVGHGGVTFIQFPNGKNILYDVGSWQNHDVGRYIVAPFLWRQKIKEIDLIILSHGHEDHWNGLPSLIERFSVKSVYSQRHLFSSNVGQRIFSMLDKRNICTDVLSSGDDLKGFEPAVVKILHPPPFHSHTTPINDNSCVLKIEYLGHTILLCADIQEQGIESILSRSAGIKSTILQIPHHGSSLHNLELLIKAVQPVYSFINSSDNITSHTTLSILQKNHIKTLQAHREGAITFIIDKNGITYSSFHEEKLQD, via the coding sequence GTGAAGCGTCCTATTGTTTTTATTACGCTATTGTTTGTATGTGGTATCTATTTAGGATATCTTACAAAGATTTCTATTTCTATTACGCTCACCGTAGTTTTTCTCTTGTGGATATTTTGCCTCTTGTGTTTATGCTTTCACAAATTTACGGTAATTTTACTTCCCTGTTTGCCTATCCTTCTTGTTGCCATATCAATGGCATATTATGATTCACGTACTGAGTCTCTTTCTGCCAATCATGTTGAGCGTGTATTAACTACCCGGAAATCCCTGCAACGCATTACAGGAATTATTATAAATCCACCCATTATCCTGGATGAGGATACCTTAGCTAAGCGGTTACTTCAATTCCAACCAAAACACACTTTTTATAAACCGGACTATAAGATGTCTTTTACTCTCCAGGCAGAAAAAATAGAGACTCTATCGGGATGGAAAAACATATCCGGCACTATCAAAGTGAATCTCTATCTATCAAAAGAACAACTTATGCAAACAAACAACTCCTTCCCTATTTTAAACAAGTTAGTGTATGGTCAGAGGCTGGAGCTTTTTGGTTATGCATTCCTTCCAAAATCTCCTGCCAATCCGGGTGAATTTGATTACAAAAGATATTTGCAGGGACAAATGCCATCAATCCGGTGTTTAATGACCGTGGTACATATGAATAATATAAAAGTTAAAGACTCGTATCATACGAATTGGCTATATAGTTTTCTCTCTGCGTTAAACAATTATCTGAATAATACCATTTATACCCATACCTTCAGTAACAGTGCGCCCTTGATCAGCAGCATATTATTAGGTAACAGAGTTGACCTCTCAGGCGAGGTGATTGATAATTTTATGAAAACAGGCATTATCCATTTCATAGCCATTAGCGGCTTTAATGTAGGGATTGTAGTTTTTACCGTGCTTTTGCCGTTACGTTTATTCGGGATCAACCAGACACTATCAACAGGGATTATCCTTATTATCATTATTCTCTATGCCTTTTTAACTGGACTTAACCCGCCGGTACTGCGCGCCAGTATCATGGCCATTATTTTCTTCTGCAGCTTTTTAGTATGCAGACAGTGGGATATTACCAGCGGTATCTTTACCGCCATATTTTTTATCCTCGTAAGGAATCCATCAGATCTTTTTAATATCGGATTTCAGCTATCGGTATTGGCAACGATGGGTATTGTTTATGGACCATCAAAAATTGAAGGCACATTATTTAAAACTGCTTTATTTATAGAGAAACTACAAGTAAAGACCGAGCGGGGACGGTTATTTTTTCTAAAAAAATATCTTCGTAAATCTTTCTGTATTTCTCTTGCTGCATGGCTGGCTACCGTACCCCTCACGGCTTATTATTTTCATCTTGTTACACCGTTTATAGCTATCACGAACATCCTGGTATTCCCATTATTCTGGGTCATCATCGTTTGTGGTATTGTGCTATTGACGCTGGGGATAATATGCCCTCCTTTGGCAGCGACATCTGCATGGTTGGCATCTCATACAGATATAGTATTAGAATCACTTGTCTCAAACCTGGCATCCTTACCATACTCGTATTTTTATGTTGTTGGACCTTCACAGACGGAAATTATTCTTTATTACATCGGTATTGTATTGCTTTTCTATCACAACTATCTGTCTTTGGATATTGCCCGAATTGTGATATGGGGTCTTCTGAGTGCTCATATTTTGATTTTTGCCAGCATACTCAAATTTCCCAAAAATTCTTTAACGATTACCTGTTTAGATGTAGGGCATGGTGGAGTTACCTTTATTCAATTTCCAAACGGGAAAAATATCTTGTATGATGTTGGCTCGTGGCAAAATCATGATGTGGGAAGATATATTGTAGCTCCCTTTTTATGGAGGCAAAAGATCAAAGAAATTGATCTGATAATTCTCTCTCACGGGCACGAGGATCACTGGAACGGCCTGCCATCTCTTATTGAAAGATTTTCTGTAAAATCTGTTTATTCACAGCGCCATCTTTTCTCATCAAATGTGGGTCAAAGAATATTCTCCATGCTTGATAAAAGGAATATTTGTACCGATGTTCTTTCTTCCGGCGATGACTTAAAAGGTTTTGAGCCTGCAGTGGTAAAAATATTACATCCTCCGCCTTTTCATTCTCATACTACCCCAATAAATGATAATTCATGTGTTTTAAAAATTGAATACCTTGGACATACAATACTCCTGTGTGCTGATATCCAAGAACAGGGCATAGAATCGATCTTATCAAGGTCGGCAGGAATCAAGTCGACAATACTTCAGATACCCCATCACGGTTCCTCTCTCCATAACCTGGAACTGTTGATTAAGGCTGTGCAACCAGTATACTCCTTTATTAATTCAAGTGATAATATTACCTCTCATACTACGCTGAGTATCTTGCAAAAGAATCATATCAAAACCTTGCAGGCGCATCGTGAAGGGGCTATAACATTTATCATAGATAAGAACGGGATAACGTACTCTTCTTTTCACGAAGAAAAATTGCAGGATTAG
- a CDS encoding glycosyltransferase: MKISVVVPTFNSVKTIEDTLKSIISQNWPDLQIIIQDGKSTDGTKTIVTRYPMAIAGWQSEPDNGIYDAMNKGIRRATGDVIAILNSDDTWLPGTLERITSVFSRNPDIDIVSGSIEVWEDSASGAKVVLRSSLLHLHKGMTVQHPATFVRRRVYECVGSFNTCYRIGADYDFVLRCLKANISWVILNDILVRMRADGKGGSTFNLDDWTIRRSHKLSSVISESIMCADNFIRYLARKIVLKIFGRKALSTLRGYLWQKRTYR, translated from the coding sequence GTGAAGATAAGTGTCGTTGTTCCTACCTTCAACAGTGTAAAGACTATTGAGGATACACTTAAGAGCATAATTAGCCAAAATTGGCCTGATCTTCAAATTATTATACAGGACGGCAAGTCCACGGATGGCACAAAAACCATTGTTACAAGATATCCAATGGCTATTGCGGGCTGGCAGTCAGAACCAGATAATGGCATATACGACGCCATGAACAAGGGTATTAGACGTGCAACCGGCGACGTTATTGCCATCCTCAATAGTGACGATACCTGGCTACCAGGCACTCTTGAACGGATTACCTCTGTATTCTCACGTAATCCGGATATTGATATAGTTTCCGGATCGATAGAAGTCTGGGAAGATTCTGCCAGCGGTGCTAAAGTGGTTTTGAGATCGAGTTTACTCCATCTGCATAAGGGCATGACTGTTCAACATCCGGCTACATTTGTGCGCCGCCGTGTGTATGAGTGTGTAGGATCTTTTAACACCTGCTACCGAATAGGTGCTGACTATGATTTTGTGTTGAGATGTCTTAAGGCTAACATTTCATGGGTTATACTTAATGATATACTTGTCCGCATGCGCGCAGATGGAAAAGGAGGTTCAACTTTTAACCTTGATGACTGGACGATTCGGAGATCCCATAAGCTTTCATCAGTTATCAGCGAATCTATTATGTGTGCAGACAATTTTATACGATATTTGGCAAGAAAGATTGTCCTAAAAATTTTTGGAAGAAAAGCTTTATCAACTTTGAGAGGTTATCTATGGCAGAAACGTACCTATCGATAG
- the miaA gene encoding tRNA (adenosine(37)-N6)-dimethylallyltransferase MiaA → MAIPIWILTGPTASGKTDVALKIAESIGAEIVSADSMLVYRGMDIGTEKPSRTARNTIPHHLIDIVEPWEEYSVGQYVKDLEGVISKLYQQSKPFMIVGGTALYLKAIVDGLFEGPPADWEYRNYLRSVAEEKGSDYLHKILIEVDPEIATKLHSNDQKRVIRALEVYKTTGQRISSFQTQFGHKNPKYDCLIVALEHDRDILYKRIEARIDRMLLRGLIDEVRILLHNPSGLSKQASQALGYKEIINYLSGKYTLYEAIEVMKKRTRWFAKRQMTWFRSFSDIHWVHVSTDNDIIRLSERVLEQFTGKVNK, encoded by the coding sequence ATGGCTATTCCTATTTGGATACTTACAGGACCTACGGCGAGCGGTAAGACGGATGTTGCATTAAAGATTGCAGAGAGTATTGGTGCTGAAATAGTTTCCGCTGACTCTATGTTGGTATATCGGGGTATGGATATCGGTACAGAAAAGCCTTCTCGTACCGCAAGAAATACTATTCCACATCATTTAATTGATATTGTAGAGCCGTGGGAGGAATATAGTGTAGGACAATATGTGAAAGATTTAGAAGGAGTTATTTCCAAACTTTATCAACAGAGCAAACCATTTATGATTGTAGGTGGAACAGCTCTTTATTTAAAGGCTATTGTAGACGGTTTATTTGAGGGGCCACCTGCGGATTGGGAATACCGGAACTACTTAAGATCTGTTGCTGAAGAAAAAGGTTCCGATTATCTTCATAAAATACTTATTGAGGTAGATCCTGAGATTGCCACTAAGCTACACTCGAATGATCAAAAAAGGGTTATTCGGGCACTGGAGGTATATAAGACGACAGGACAGCGCATCTCTTCTTTTCAAACTCAATTTGGCCATAAGAATCCGAAATATGATTGCCTGATAGTTGCTCTTGAACACGATCGTGATATCTTGTATAAGCGTATAGAAGCACGTATAGACCGTATGCTTCTTCGTGGACTTATAGATGAAGTACGGATTTTATTACATAATCCGTCAGGGTTAAGTAAACAGGCCTCTCAGGCGCTCGGATACAAAGAGATTATTAACTATCTCAGTGGGAAATATACCCTTTATGAGGCTATAGAGGTAATGAAAAAAAGAACGCGCTGGTTTGCAAAAAGGCAAATGACCTGGTTCCGGAGTTTTTCAGACATCCATTGGGTTCATGTATCCACGGATAATGATATAATACGTCTGTCAGAAAGGGTACTTGAGCAATTTACAGGTAAGGTAAATAAATGA
- a CDS encoding NAD-dependent epimerase/dehydratase family protein produces MRDLQEFNNTNILITGGLGFIGSSLARRLVRLHAKVTVVDSLIPLYGGNLFNVHDIKDRITINISDVRDPYAMAYLIKGKDFLFNLAGQTSHVDSMTNPQTDLDINASAQLSILESCRKHNPDVRIVFASTRQLYGKPEYLPVDEQHPICPVDVNGINKLAGEWYHLLYNNVYKIRSCALRLTNTYGPGMRVKDARQTFLGIWLRNLIEGVPIKVFGDGLQLRDFNYVSDVVDAILIAAVNPKAYGEVFNLGSTQYISLKDLAALLIELFQGGTYRIVPFPPELKAIDIGNYYSDYTKINQSLGWSPRVSLRDGLKQTIEYYIQNRTHYWE; encoded by the coding sequence ATGAGGGATCTCCAGGAATTTAATAATACCAATATACTTATTACGGGTGGGCTTGGATTTATCGGCTCGTCACTCGCTAGACGACTAGTCCGACTGCACGCTAAGGTTACTGTGGTAGATAGTCTTATACCCCTTTATGGTGGCAATCTTTTTAATGTTCATGATATAAAAGACCGAATTACTATTAATATTAGCGATGTCCGGGATCCTTATGCTATGGCTTACCTTATTAAAGGAAAGGACTTTTTATTTAATTTGGCAGGCCAAACAAGTCATGTTGATTCTATGACTAATCCGCAGACTGATCTGGATATCAATGCGTCAGCCCAATTATCTATTCTTGAATCCTGTCGCAAGCATAATCCTGATGTAAGAATTGTCTTTGCCAGTACCCGGCAACTCTATGGCAAACCAGAATATTTACCCGTTGATGAGCAGCATCCAATTTGCCCTGTTGATGTAAATGGCATTAATAAACTTGCCGGAGAGTGGTACCACTTACTCTATAATAACGTCTATAAGATTCGATCGTGTGCATTGCGCTTAACCAATACTTATGGTCCAGGTATGCGGGTAAAAGATGCCCGGCAAACATTTCTAGGAATTTGGTTGAGGAATTTAATTGAAGGTGTACCGATTAAGGTGTTTGGTGACGGACTACAATTACGTGATTTTAATTATGTTAGTGATGTGGTAGATGCCATTTTAATAGCAGCAGTTAATCCTAAAGCCTATGGTGAGGTATTTAATTTAGGAAGTACCCAATACATAAGCCTGAAAGATCTGGCTGCTTTGCTCATTGAACTCTTTCAGGGGGGGACATATAGGATAGTACCCTTTCCGCCTGAGCTCAAGGCAATCGATATTGGGAATTATTACAGTGACTATACGAAGATTAATCAATCGTTAGGCTGGTCACCCCGTGTTTCTCTTAGAGATGGGCTAAAACAAACTATAGAATATTATATTCAAAATAGGACCCATTACTGGGAGTAA
- a CDS encoding glycosyltransferase family 4 protein encodes MKIAINTTSAVAGGGITYIKNLLTYLSKIDTNHQYLILTTSNGKETFYFQHPNFTFISFRIPSQNSLLRILWEQCILPSFLKREGVDILFSPGNICPLFSTIPNIVMIQNLAPFNDSIINAERKTQKYRLKLLKLLTIASIKKAKKAIFISKKAMRDMKELGLSLKHTCLIYHGKNENLFHNNIDKTKTRQILNKYNLNAFILYVSNIHRYKNFFELIKAFSMICNTIDDEIKLVLAGRCFDHVYYDDMMRFIRQKGIEEKVLFLGEIPYNELPFLYASCLLFVYPSTCENCPNILIEAMACGAPILASNIEPMPEMCADAAIYFDPTNPVAMADIILGILQNQELISTLREKAIERAKTFSWENTAISTLEIFESIVK; translated from the coding sequence ATGAAAATTGCCATTAATACAACCTCTGCCGTTGCAGGTGGTGGCATCACATACATAAAAAACCTTTTAACCTATTTATCAAAAATAGATACAAATCATCAATATCTTATACTGACAACATCTAACGGAAAAGAAACTTTCTATTTTCAGCATCCCAATTTTACCTTTATATCTTTTAGAATACCCTCACAAAATTCTCTTTTACGTATTCTGTGGGAACAATGTATTTTACCTTCCTTTTTAAAAAGAGAAGGAGTAGACATCCTTTTCTCTCCTGGTAATATATGTCCCCTTTTTTCGACTATACCAAATATTGTTATGATACAAAATCTTGCCCCATTCAATGATAGTATTATTAATGCCGAACGTAAAACCCAAAAATATAGATTAAAATTATTAAAATTATTAACTATAGCATCAATTAAAAAAGCAAAAAAGGCAATATTTATATCAAAAAAAGCTATGAGAGATATGAAGGAACTAGGACTTTCTCTAAAACATACTTGTTTAATATATCACGGAAAAAATGAGAATTTATTTCACAACAATATTGATAAGACAAAAACACGTCAAATACTTAATAAGTACAATTTAAATGCATTTATACTTTATGTATCAAATATACATCGTTATAAAAACTTTTTTGAGCTAATAAAAGCATTTTCGATGATTTGCAATACAATAGATGATGAAATAAAACTTGTATTAGCAGGAAGGTGCTTTGACCATGTTTATTACGATGATATGATGAGGTTTATAAGACAAAAGGGAATTGAAGAAAAGGTATTGTTCCTTGGTGAGATTCCCTATAATGAGCTTCCTTTTCTTTATGCTTCATGTTTACTTTTTGTATATCCTTCTACATGCGAGAATTGTCCAAATATTTTAATAGAGGCAATGGCCTGTGGCGCTCCCATACTTGCCTCTAACATAGAACCCATGCCGGAGATGTGTGCTGATGCAGCAATTTATTTTGATCCAACGAATCCAGTTGCAATGGCCGATATAATATTGGGAATATTGCAGAATCAAGAGTTAATTTCTACCTTGAGGGAAAAAGCAATAGAAAGGGCAAAAACCTTTTCATGGGAAAATACTGCGATAAGCACTTTAGAAATTTTTGAAAGTATTGTTAAATGA
- a CDS encoding class I SAM-dependent methyltransferase, with protein MINIIKEIINKEQFTPSVFGLFLNPFYFARKGLFDNISALAKDINGKILDIGCGQKPYGRLFNSFLYIGLEIDTQENRKNKKADYFYDGNKFPFQDNEFDSVIINEVFEHVFNPDNFLSEIYRVLKPKGMLLVTVPFVWDEHEKPYDYARYSSFGLKYILEKFGFEIVEQRKSVCDIRVIFQLLNCYIYKITASKNVFVNLLITIFLMSPCNIAGELLSKILPKNEDLYLDNIILLKKRKAA; from the coding sequence TTGATTAATATCATAAAAGAAATAATCAATAAGGAGCAATTCACTCCTTCTGTTTTTGGGCTTTTCTTGAATCCATTTTACTTTGCCCGAAAAGGACTATTTGATAATATTTCTGCTTTGGCAAAGGATATAAACGGTAAAATACTCGATATTGGTTGCGGACAAAAGCCTTACGGGAGATTATTTAATTCTTTTCTCTATATTGGTCTTGAAATTGATACCCAGGAAAATAGAAAAAATAAAAAAGCTGATTATTTTTATGATGGGAATAAATTCCCATTTCAAGATAATGAATTTGATAGTGTAATTATCAATGAGGTTTTCGAGCATGTTTTTAATCCCGATAATTTCTTAAGCGAAATATATCGGGTTTTAAAACCAAAGGGAATGCTCCTTGTGACAGTTCCTTTTGTTTGGGATGAGCATGAAAAACCATATGATTATGCGCGCTATTCATCTTTTGGATTGAAGTATATTTTAGAGAAATTTGGCTTTGAAATCGTTGAACAAAGGAAGAGTGTTTGCGATATTAGAGTAATCTTCCAACTGCTTAATTGCTATATTTATAAAATAACAGCTTCAAAAAATGTGTTTGTAAATCTCCTTATTACAATATTCTTAATGTCTCCATGTAATATTGCTGGTGAATTGCTTTCTAAAATTTTGCCAAAGAATGAAGATTTATATCTGGATAACATAATCCTGCTAAAGAAGAGAAAAGCAGCATGA